In one Paenibacillus sp. JQZ6Y-1 genomic region, the following are encoded:
- a CDS encoding tyrosine-type recombinase/integrase — protein MDSKGFSIHSLRYSLATHLLENGIDLSYILELLGHKIVIRI, from the coding sequence ATGGATTCAAAAGGATTTAGTATTCATTCGCTGAGATATTCCTTAGCGACACATTTGTTGGAGAACGGAATTGATCTGAGTTATATTCTTGAGTTGCTTGGGCATAAGATTGTTATACGCATTTGA
- a CDS encoding SMI1/KNR4 family protein produces the protein MTQEDIKMLLMEKKLIHTPLVGCTEEEIIKLEDRVGFKLPGMYKEFLLAAGHGSGRLFQGTTVNYINLIEIQEWAKELLEENNNPITLSSTSFVFSMHQGYEIRFFDVHMGENPPVFLWHEGMENPASAIKLFDTFEEFLLQEIEDHSSVSWRD, from the coding sequence ATGACACAAGAAGATATCAAAATGCTGTTGATGGAAAAGAAACTGATTCATACACCTCTCGTTGGTTGTACTGAAGAAGAGATAATTAAACTAGAGGATAGGGTTGGTTTTAAGCTGCCGGGAATGTATAAAGAGTTTTTGCTTGCGGCTGGGCACGGATCAGGCAGATTATTTCAAGGAACAACTGTTAATTATATTAACCTTATTGAAATTCAAGAATGGGCAAAAGAATTATTGGAAGAGAATAATAATCCCATAACTTTATCAAGTACTTCATTTGTTTTTTCAATGCATCAAGGGTATGAAATTAGATTTTTTGATGTCCATATGGGTGAGAATCCACCTGTATTTCTCTGGCACGAAGGAATGGAAAACCCGGCTTCAGCTATTAAGTTATTTGATACATTCGAGGAATTCTTGCTACAAGAGATTGAAGATCATTCCAGTGTAAGCTGGAGAGATTAA
- a CDS encoding L-threonine 3-dehydrogenase produces MDKILVTGALGQIGSELVVKLREIYGADHVVATDLRSSTHDITISGPFELLDVTNDKAMFDIAKRYNVDTVIHLAALLSATAEEKPLLAWNLNMGGLMNALEVSRELGCQFFTPSSIGAFGPSTPKDNTPQDTIQRPNTMYGVNKVSGELLCDYYFHKYGVDTRGLRFPGLISYMTPPGGGTTDYAVEIYYAAITAGRYSSYIARDTNMDMMYMPDALDAIIKLMEADSSKFKHRNSFNVTAMSVDPEAIAAAIREEIPSFVLDYNVDPKRQAIADSWPHSIDATAARTEWGFQPRYNLQAMTKDMLCKISERQLLRKA; encoded by the coding sequence ATGGACAAGATTTTAGTGACGGGTGCACTGGGTCAGATCGGTTCAGAGTTGGTTGTGAAGTTGCGTGAGATATATGGTGCGGATCATGTGGTTGCTACAGACCTCAGATCATCGACTCACGACATTACCATATCCGGTCCATTTGAGTTGCTGGATGTGACGAATGATAAGGCAATGTTTGACATTGCCAAGCGATATAACGTGGATACAGTCATCCATCTGGCAGCGTTATTGTCCGCTACCGCAGAGGAAAAGCCGCTGCTTGCATGGAATTTGAATATGGGCGGATTGATGAATGCACTTGAAGTATCCAGAGAGCTCGGTTGCCAATTTTTTACCCCAAGCTCGATTGGAGCGTTTGGCCCTTCGACTCCGAAGGACAATACTCCGCAGGATACGATTCAGAGACCTAATACCATGTATGGGGTGAATAAGGTATCTGGTGAGTTGCTCTGTGATTATTATTTTCATAAATATGGGGTGGATACGAGAGGGCTGCGGTTTCCAGGCTTGATATCGTATATGACGCCTCCTGGTGGTGGGACGACAGATTACGCTGTGGAAATCTACTATGCAGCTATAACAGCCGGGCGGTATAGCTCTTATATCGCTAGAGACACCAATATGGACATGATGTATATGCCGGATGCTTTGGACGCTATTATCAAATTAATGGAAGCGGATTCATCGAAATTTAAGCACCGGAATTCATTTAATGTTACGGCAATGAGTGTAGATCCAGAAGCGATCGCTGCGGCGATTCGAGAGGAAATTCCTAGTTTTGTCCTTGATTATAATGTAGATCCCAAAAGACAGGCGATTGCAGATAGCTGGCCGCATTCGATCGATGCAACAGCAGCGAGAACAGAATGGGGATTCCAGCCACGATACAACTTGCAAGCGATGACGAAGGATATGCTGTGTAAGATAAGTGAGAGACAATTGCTTCGTAAGGCGTAG
- a CDS encoding S-layer homology domain-containing protein, which produces MIQDSNVPQDQQRKMMSSNRHLFRPKLIQTSLCTLILASAFGPIPTASAASVTANITSIKANADSVHLEFSVPLADSDVLFKTGFESGEPQLNLNWHGTGNQSYVTTDQSHGTVLQLTDTINTQKGNYYDNVGGATSSVDSMAQYGIPSIKAASKLTMQYDLKITGDNANILPFFGSLWKMKGDALVDNSGYVVKFAQSTAFSSSSAPTKFYVTTDNGVVNIQDGVLVTLISSKDANYGWGYMYYRFNKSDNSMNLLTNYMTQPTSVTIGGSGISSSRAGETFAAGDTVLSLSNFGDIWAGAKTFNKTTDWITYNNSFDLPTTGYDPDKYGAQFYTRWATNGQLQLDNIKIGYAEKAIIYRDGTQVYAGYDSNYTDTGATDHVSPDPVSDESLHYTYSQDTRQVIASWAPATDRGTYYHYQIQGQLRDGTVGQVQPAQTALVTSGIKGYIVTTDDSSTTKIVSGDIATMSTSYTFTPTEDKRYIHIAPVDNNGNIGETKTMTLADNDLPVLTLTPSTQTPTKSDVLVSITATDDTTWITHTTLPNGENVASGNTSFIAKENGTYTVTARDFLGNTTSQSITISNIDKDSPVITFTPDGSDWQPDKLNVNVLTNDRILKTVAYIVNQEATRPDHNAAWIDGSENFSITLPAENEGGWYVHVVALDSAGNESYSRSQAFRIKALPSKLSDSDISLRSYSTDSITGILATHLDAYYEVKNTTTGTTTIIPAGRSTFVDTHLASGTLYEYIITPINASGRGQSTIVHYLTLPAAATFDGAYPHSETSVEVKLKPVQSADHYLYILTDKNGNTVSNGIMGTSHVFDGLLPNNKYTLITEAVNSSGQSLESRYTFLTLPSLSHLSVVAVGVDYAKLSWDTVTGDVYYDVKRNDQHIVTVTGETYSTVTNTTYNQYDIAYRNASVWLGDYNLTSGTEYNYAIAVSNASGQSNFKNISLWTLPAAPEIYKRNTTTETAAYAWNHVRGAKGYDVYIDGGKIAQTDQTNYEFTGLKPGSVHSIAIVPFNDFGTGQAAQTSFISLSDSVSSIQLKHINPTSATVYFAPVEGADSYLALVNGVEFTSKTPEIDLTGLTAGESYTVQVHALNESGKSAQHTIQFQTLPLAPTSASVTSNTNHDFNLSFTAAFGAQSYRIYNPYGQLMTTTKQLQVTLPSPGAGIPSSFGIAAVGKDGESVDRLWIDFQGAATPAEADPLHIQNLTNDSATITWKPFNGAVSYNLYNGDEFVKNVQDEYVTVDQLASSTTYDNLGIRAVNATGVLSDMYKVKFETHPYSDFHVHVQDITTSTATINITDGRETDLYIFANEQGEIQRSPLQTVNLEHLSDAHRYTIQVWSENASGVRSSVHSIHFKTKEKNLGNVPSTALHPFTEENDKGSNEDHSNIHAQPVISAEDTPTKLIRFTDVESRYSEYAIHFLADRGIVNGDATGKFNPKDGITRAEFVSMLLRAKNEQNEESATSLSSSSAMFTDIEGKWYTHNVEKAATMNYIDGYPDGSFKPDRVITRAEAAKILQNFIDQEKSTLYSFTDERSIPSWAKPAIDQLGGELFIGYENGQFKPQRNITKEETAVVIYRLLNK; this is translated from the coding sequence ATGATCCAAGATTCAAATGTACCACAAGACCAACAACGTAAGATGATGAGTAGCAATCGACATCTATTTCGTCCCAAATTGATTCAAACTTCTCTATGTACGCTCATTCTTGCATCTGCTTTTGGTCCTATTCCCACTGCTTCGGCAGCAAGCGTTACAGCTAATATTACATCCATCAAAGCAAATGCTGATTCCGTACACCTTGAGTTTTCTGTGCCGTTAGCAGATTCAGATGTGCTATTTAAGACTGGCTTTGAAAGTGGTGAGCCGCAGTTAAATCTTAACTGGCATGGCACAGGCAATCAGTCGTATGTGACTACAGACCAATCCCATGGCACAGTGCTTCAATTGACAGATACAATCAATACGCAAAAAGGTAATTATTATGATAATGTAGGTGGCGCTACATCTAGTGTTGACAGTATGGCACAATACGGTATCCCATCCATCAAGGCAGCCAGTAAGTTGACTATGCAGTATGATTTAAAAATCACAGGCGATAATGCGAATATTTTACCTTTCTTCGGGAGTTTGTGGAAGATGAAAGGAGACGCTCTTGTTGACAATTCAGGTTATGTAGTAAAATTTGCACAATCTACAGCATTCTCATCATCGTCTGCACCCACCAAGTTTTATGTAACAACAGATAACGGAGTAGTTAATATACAGGATGGCGTTTTAGTAACGCTTATCTCATCCAAAGATGCTAATTATGGCTGGGGTTATATGTACTATCGATTCAATAAGTCGGATAATAGTATGAATCTTTTAACAAACTATATGACACAACCGACATCCGTTACGATAGGCGGCTCGGGCATTTCTTCATCGCGTGCTGGAGAAACATTTGCTGCTGGTGATACAGTTCTAAGCCTTTCAAATTTTGGTGATATATGGGCAGGGGCAAAGACATTTAATAAGACTACGGATTGGATTACATATAACAATAGCTTTGATCTACCAACCACAGGATATGATCCTGATAAGTACGGTGCACAATTCTATACCCGCTGGGCAACCAATGGACAGTTACAATTGGATAATATCAAGATTGGCTATGCTGAAAAAGCGATCATCTATCGTGATGGAACGCAAGTCTATGCCGGCTATGATTCAAACTATACAGATACAGGCGCTACAGATCATGTTAGCCCTGATCCTGTTTCCGATGAGTCGTTGCATTATACGTACTCCCAAGACACCAGACAAGTCATCGCTTCATGGGCGCCCGCGACTGATCGCGGCACGTATTATCATTATCAAATTCAAGGACAACTACGCGATGGTACTGTCGGACAAGTTCAACCTGCACAAACTGCACTCGTCACTTCAGGCATCAAAGGCTATATTGTAACCACAGATGATTCCTCTACAACCAAAATCGTATCAGGTGACATTGCAACAATGAGTACATCGTATACATTTACACCAACTGAGGATAAACGATACATCCATATTGCTCCTGTTGATAATAATGGAAATATCGGTGAAACCAAAACAATGACCCTGGCTGATAACGATCTGCCAGTATTAACATTAACTCCATCAACACAAACACCAACGAAATCGGACGTTCTTGTCTCTATCACTGCTACCGATGATACAACATGGATTACTCATACCACATTACCAAACGGTGAGAATGTGGCATCAGGCAACACGTCATTTATTGCTAAGGAAAATGGAACATACACCGTGACGGCGCGGGACTTTTTAGGGAATACAACAAGCCAGTCAATCACCATCTCCAATATTGATAAAGACAGCCCTGTCATTACATTCACTCCAGATGGTTCCGATTGGCAACCAGACAAGCTGAATGTTAATGTACTCACCAATGATCGTATACTGAAGACAGTAGCGTATATCGTCAATCAAGAAGCGACACGTCCAGATCATAATGCAGCTTGGATAGACGGAAGCGAGAACTTCTCCATTACCTTGCCAGCTGAAAATGAAGGGGGATGGTATGTACACGTTGTTGCTCTAGATTCTGCTGGCAATGAGTCGTACAGTCGTTCTCAAGCATTTCGGATAAAAGCTTTACCAAGCAAGCTTTCGGATAGCGATATTAGCTTACGTTCTTACTCTACAGATAGCATTACGGGTATACTAGCAACCCATTTAGATGCATACTATGAAGTGAAGAATACAACAACCGGAACAACGACGATCATTCCTGCGGGAAGGTCTACCTTTGTAGATACACATTTGGCTTCGGGAACGTTGTATGAATATATCATTACACCCATCAATGCTTCGGGTCGGGGACAAAGTACAATCGTGCACTATCTTACTTTACCGGCTGCTGCAACATTTGATGGAGCCTATCCACATTCCGAAACATCGGTAGAAGTGAAACTTAAACCAGTACAATCGGCAGATCACTATCTCTATATCCTGACCGATAAAAATGGAAACACAGTGTCTAACGGCATCATGGGTACTAGTCATGTTTTTGATGGTCTGCTGCCCAATAATAAATACACGCTTATCACAGAAGCCGTAAATTCGTCCGGTCAAAGTTTAGAGAGCCGCTACACCTTCCTAACGTTGCCTTCACTATCTCATTTAAGCGTGGTAGCTGTCGGCGTTGATTATGCAAAGCTATCTTGGGATACTGTTACTGGTGATGTGTACTACGATGTCAAGCGAAATGATCAGCATATCGTTACGGTTACGGGTGAAACATACTCAACGGTGACGAATACAACGTACAATCAGTACGATATTGCGTATCGCAATGCCAGTGTATGGTTGGGCGATTATAATCTTACATCAGGCACGGAATACAATTATGCGATTGCTGTGAGCAATGCTAGTGGTCAAAGCAATTTTAAAAATATTTCCTTATGGACGCTACCAGCTGCTCCAGAGATCTATAAAAGAAATACAACAACAGAAACAGCCGCCTATGCTTGGAATCATGTGCGAGGTGCGAAAGGATACGATGTATATATAGATGGTGGTAAAATAGCGCAAACCGATCAAACCAACTATGAGTTCACCGGTCTGAAACCGGGTAGTGTGCATTCGATTGCGATTGTACCTTTTAATGATTTTGGTACCGGACAGGCAGCTCAAACCTCGTTTATTTCATTGTCTGATTCAGTAAGTAGTATCCAATTAAAACATATCAATCCTACTTCGGCGACTGTGTACTTTGCGCCAGTAGAGGGAGCAGATTCTTATCTTGCCTTGGTCAATGGTGTGGAATTCACAAGTAAAACGCCAGAGATCGATCTAACTGGACTCACAGCTGGTGAAAGCTATACAGTTCAAGTGCATGCGCTAAACGAAAGCGGGAAATCGGCACAACATACAATCCAATTTCAAACCCTGCCGCTCGCGCCAACAAGTGCAAGCGTAACTTCAAATACAAATCATGATTTCAACTTGTCTTTTACAGCCGCTTTTGGTGCTCAGTCATATCGTATCTATAATCCATATGGTCAACTCATGACTACTACCAAGCAATTACAAGTAACACTCCCAAGTCCGGGAGCAGGTATTCCGTCTTCTTTTGGTATTGCAGCCGTGGGTAAGGATGGAGAAAGTGTTGATCGTCTTTGGATTGACTTTCAGGGTGCAGCAACTCCAGCTGAAGCAGATCCGCTACATATTCAAAATCTAACCAACGATTCCGCAACGATTACATGGAAACCTTTCAATGGGGCAGTATCATATAATCTGTATAACGGCGATGAGTTTGTCAAAAATGTACAAGACGAATATGTAACTGTTGATCAATTAGCAAGCAGTACTACCTACGATAACTTGGGTATACGTGCAGTGAATGCCACTGGTGTATTAAGTGATATGTACAAGGTCAAGTTTGAAACTCATCCTTACTCTGACTTTCATGTACATGTCCAAGACATTACAACATCTACAGCGACGATCAACATCACCGACGGAAGAGAAACAGATCTATATATTTTTGCAAATGAACAAGGTGAAATTCAGCGTTCGCCATTACAGACCGTCAATTTAGAGCATTTATCCGATGCACATCGTTATACGATTCAGGTTTGGTCTGAAAATGCGTCTGGTGTTAGATCATCCGTTCATTCTATTCATTTTAAAACAAAAGAAAAAAACCTTGGGAATGTTCCTTCTACAGCTTTACACCCATTTACAGAAGAGAATGACAAAGGGTCAAACGAAGATCATTCCAATATCCATGCACAACCTGTTATCTCAGCAGAAGATACTCCCACAAAGCTCATTCGATTTACAGATGTAGAATCCAGATACTCAGAATATGCTATTCATTTTTTGGCGGATCGAGGGATTGTTAATGGGGATGCTACAGGCAAATTCAATCCCAAAGATGGAATTACTCGTGCGGAGTTTGTGAGTATGTTGCTTCGTGCAAAAAACGAGCAAAATGAAGAATCTGCAACAAGTCTATCTTCATCGTCGGCTATGTTCACCGATATTGAAGGAAAGTGGTATACCCATAATGTAGAAAAAGCTGCAACCATGAACTATATCGACGGTTACCCCGATGGATCGTTCAAGCCAGACCGCGTGATTACACGGGCAGAGGCAGCCAAGATACTGCAAAACTTTATTGACCAAGAAAAATCAACATTGTACTCCTTCACAGATGAACGAAGCATCCCATCCTGGGCAAAACCAGCCATCGATCAATTGGGTGGTGAGTTATTTATTGGATATGAAAATGGTCAATTCAAGCCTCAACGTAACATCACGAAAGAAGAAACTGCCGTGGTGATCTATAGGTTATTAAATAAATAA
- a CDS encoding AIPR family protein codes for MNQIVKSFLETHIKEYGIEHLKQEVAFEHFCNRLIVNKYVIERFSPEDTMTNAGEIGLDGIAIIVNDILVNDKDTLNEALKLSAKIDVKFIFLQAKTSDKFDGDEIGTFCFGVKSFFLPKEQRPKTNDKIEALIEIKDQIYTKSIDFSSKPELNLFFITCGKWNSENNLNDRVKIECDYFEKTQDFEDVNFYPYDNEKIIITYKELKKKISKMIVMEKKFTFPSMLNIKQAYGGLVKCKDFVNILEDNEGNMLRNIFEDNVRDFQGYNPVNKEIRGTINDVNEQKWFSVLNNGLTIIAKKIESTGDEIEIFDYQIVNGCQTSYVLFENKDKFTDAMHLFIKIIEVENQEVLDRIIYTTNRQTEVKSEAFASTRPFHKGLEDYYNSIEPQYRLYYERRSKQYDLVDNINKNNVVTLSTQINSYISMFLNSPHSTHRYYGELLQNYNKQLFVNDSLYEPYYISAYFHYFVNNYLKSGDISKPKYQRFKYHIVCAMKALSVGKEMLYPNSRNLKKQCEALMKEIKSDNDLKELFIIATSCLDEAMLRNPNINPDNLHRSRELTQTLLEVVSEYSQALNNRDYLKKGDVVSCVVKKIERYYFLVEIKTDDIRTNGSVHISMIADRYVKDIRDEVKLADIIQAKIVNDDYYEKWFGWELSMVLN; via the coding sequence TTGAATCAAATCGTTAAAAGTTTTCTTGAGACGCACATTAAAGAATACGGAATTGAACATCTAAAGCAAGAAGTAGCTTTTGAACATTTTTGTAATAGATTAATTGTTAATAAATATGTTATAGAAAGATTTTCTCCTGAAGATACGATGACTAATGCTGGAGAAATTGGACTAGATGGTATAGCAATAATAGTAAACGATATACTAGTCAATGATAAAGACACATTAAATGAAGCATTAAAACTTTCTGCTAAAATTGATGTGAAGTTTATTTTTCTACAAGCTAAAACAAGTGATAAGTTTGATGGTGATGAAATAGGAACTTTCTGTTTTGGAGTTAAAAGTTTCTTCTTACCCAAAGAACAAAGACCAAAAACAAATGATAAAATTGAAGCGTTAATAGAGATTAAGGATCAAATTTATACAAAAAGTATTGATTTTTCTTCCAAGCCAGAATTAAATCTGTTTTTTATTACTTGTGGTAAATGGAATAGTGAGAATAATCTTAATGATAGAGTGAAAATAGAGTGCGATTATTTTGAAAAGACACAAGATTTCGAGGATGTTAATTTTTATCCATATGATAATGAAAAGATAATAATTACCTACAAGGAATTGAAGAAGAAAATAAGTAAAATGATAGTAATGGAAAAAAAATTTACATTTCCTAGTATGCTTAATATAAAACAAGCATATGGTGGTTTAGTAAAATGTAAGGATTTTGTGAATATATTAGAAGATAACGAAGGGAATATGTTAAGAAATATTTTCGAAGATAATGTAAGAGACTTTCAGGGATATAATCCAGTGAACAAAGAAATCCGTGGTACCATTAATGACGTTAATGAACAAAAATGGTTTTCTGTACTTAATAATGGACTTACAATAATTGCCAAGAAAATTGAATCAACAGGAGATGAAATAGAAATATTTGACTACCAAATCGTAAATGGATGTCAAACTAGCTACGTATTATTTGAGAATAAAGATAAATTTACTGATGCAATGCATCTTTTTATCAAAATAATTGAAGTAGAGAATCAAGAAGTCTTAGATAGAATTATTTACACAACCAATCGACAAACAGAAGTTAAGTCAGAAGCATTTGCTTCCACTAGACCATTTCATAAGGGTTTAGAAGATTACTACAATTCTATAGAACCGCAGTATCGTTTGTATTACGAAAGAAGATCCAAACAATATGACTTAGTAGATAATATTAATAAAAATAATGTAGTTACACTTTCTACTCAAATAAACTCCTATATATCTATGTTTTTGAATTCTCCGCATAGTACACATCGTTATTACGGAGAGTTATTACAAAACTATAATAAGCAGTTATTTGTTAATGATAGTTTATATGAACCATACTATATTTCGGCTTATTTTCACTATTTCGTAAATAACTATCTAAAGTCAGGTGATATTTCAAAACCAAAATATCAACGCTTTAAGTATCACATAGTTTGTGCAATGAAGGCTTTATCAGTTGGAAAGGAAATGCTTTATCCTAACAGTCGTAACTTGAAAAAGCAATGTGAAGCTTTGATGAAGGAAATTAAGTCAGATAACGATTTGAAGGAACTGTTTATTATTGCCACTTCTTGTTTAGACGAGGCAATGTTGAGAAATCCTAATATAAATCCGGATAACTTGCACCGCAGTAGAGAACTTACACAGACTTTGCTAGAAGTTGTTTCAGAGTATTCGCAGGCTTTAAATAACAGAGATTACTTAAAAAAGGGCGATGTAGTGTCTTGTGTGGTTAAAAAAATCGAGAGATATTACTTTCTAGTAGAAATAAAGACTGATGATATACGAACTAATGGCTCAGTACACATTTCGATGATTGCTGATCGATATGTTAAAGATATAAGAGATGAAGTGAAACTAGCAGATATAATTCAAGCTAAAATAGTTAATGATGACTACTACGAAAAATGGTTTGGATGGGAATTATCAATGGTTTTGAATTGA
- a CDS encoding glycine C-acetyltransferase, which translates to MSSQVLDQFLRSNIEELKTKGLYNVIDTLQGANGPVIRIDGKSLINLSSNNYLGLATDQRLIDASVQAAQTYGAGAGAVRTINGTMDLHIELEQKLATFKKTEAVIVYQSGFNCNMAAISAVMDGHDAILSDELNHASIIDGCRLSKAKVIRFKHSDMNDLREQAKAAKASGQYQKIMVITDGVFSMDGDIAKLPDIVDIAEEFDLITYVDDAHGSGVLGQGAGTVKHFGLSDRIDFQIGTLSKAIGVVGGYVAGKKQLIEWLKLRSRPFLFSTSLPPAAIAACSASVDILMNDTELIDKLWKNSTDLKEGLSRLGYDVGKSETPITPCIIGDEVTTQQFSKRLYEEGIYAKAIVFPTVPKGTGRIRNMPTAAHTKDMLEQVISVYEKVGKEMKLI; encoded by the coding sequence ATGTCCAGCCAAGTATTGGACCAATTTTTGAGATCAAACATTGAGGAGTTAAAGACAAAAGGGCTATACAATGTCATCGACACGCTACAAGGTGCAAATGGACCTGTGATTCGTATTGATGGAAAGTCTCTTATTAATCTCTCTTCTAATAACTATCTGGGATTGGCAACTGATCAGCGTTTGATTGATGCTTCCGTTCAAGCAGCGCAGACATACGGGGCAGGCGCAGGCGCTGTACGAACAATTAACGGTACGATGGATCTGCATATCGAGCTTGAACAAAAGCTGGCAACCTTCAAAAAAACAGAAGCTGTTATTGTGTATCAATCAGGATTTAACTGCAATATGGCGGCGATCTCCGCAGTAATGGATGGTCACGATGCTATTTTGTCCGATGAACTGAATCATGCTTCGATCATAGATGGCTGCCGTCTGTCGAAGGCGAAAGTCATTCGCTTTAAGCATTCAGATATGAATGATTTAAGAGAGCAGGCAAAAGCTGCTAAGGCATCGGGTCAGTATCAGAAAATCATGGTCATTACTGACGGTGTATTCTCTATGGATGGCGATATTGCCAAGCTTCCTGACATTGTGGACATAGCCGAGGAATTTGACCTGATTACGTATGTGGATGATGCGCATGGCTCAGGCGTTCTTGGACAAGGAGCGGGAACGGTGAAGCATTTTGGATTGTCTGACCGGATTGATTTTCAAATCGGTACGCTATCCAAGGCGATCGGCGTTGTGGGCGGTTATGTGGCGGGGAAGAAGCAATTGATCGAATGGCTCAAGCTAAGAAGTCGGCCATTTCTGTTCTCGACCTCATTACCTCCGGCTGCCATTGCTGCTTGTAGCGCTTCTGTCGATATTTTGATGAACGATACGGAGCTGATCGACAAGCTATGGAAAAACAGTACCGATTTAAAAGAGGGCTTAAGTCGGCTTGGATATGATGTAGGCAAGAGCGAAACGCCGATCACCCCATGTATTATTGGCGATGAAGTAACGACCCAGCAGTTTAGCAAACGGCTGTATGAAGAAGGTATATATGCCAAGGCAATCGTATTTCCAACTGTTCCAAAAGGGACGGGCAGAATACGCAATATGCCAACGGCTGCACATACAAAGGATATGCTCGAACAGGTAATCTCTGTTTACGAGAAGGTTGGTAAGGAAATGAAGCTGATTTAG
- the rpoD gene encoding RNA polymerase sigma factor RpoD, which translates to MTNEQQARLDTEFTLEQTKEFLLEQGKKNASLHYKEIMNKLAPFDQDPEQIDEFFELLVESGIDVDNESHEGQPYDSDAPVMDDLNMKESLLLRSGIKTDDPVRMYLKEIGRVPLLSAKEEVELAKKIEKGDEAASRRLAEANLRLVVSIARRYNGRGLLFLDLIQEGNMGLIKAVEKFDHTKGYKFSTYATWWIRQAITRAIADQARTIRVPVHMVETINKLIRVSRQLLQEIGREPTVEEIAKEMEITIEKVREIMKVSQEPVSLETPIGEENDSNLGDFIEDQEALAPADAAAYELLKEQLEDVLDTLTEREENVLRLRFGLDDGRTRTLGEVGKVFGVTRERIRQIEAKALRKLRHPSRSKRLKDFLE; encoded by the coding sequence ATGACGAACGAACAGCAGGCAAGATTAGATACTGAGTTTACGCTTGAACAAACGAAAGAGTTTTTATTGGAACAAGGAAAGAAGAACGCATCGCTGCACTACAAGGAAATTATGAATAAGCTCGCTCCATTTGATCAGGACCCAGAGCAGATTGATGAATTTTTTGAGCTCCTGGTTGAAAGTGGGATTGATGTAGACAACGAATCCCATGAGGGGCAGCCATATGACTCAGATGCTCCTGTGATGGATGATCTGAATATGAAGGAATCCTTACTGCTTCGGTCCGGTATTAAAACAGATGATCCGGTTAGAATGTATTTGAAGGAAATCGGGCGCGTTCCTCTGCTGTCCGCAAAAGAGGAAGTGGAATTGGCCAAAAAAATCGAGAAGGGAGACGAAGCGGCGAGCCGTAGACTGGCTGAAGCGAACCTGCGGCTGGTCGTCAGTATTGCGAGGCGTTATAACGGCCGCGGCCTGCTGTTCCTGGATTTAATTCAGGAAGGCAATATGGGGCTGATCAAAGCAGTGGAGAAGTTTGACCATACCAAAGGGTATAAATTCAGTACATATGCAACCTGGTGGATCAGGCAGGCTATCACCCGAGCTATTGCTGATCAAGCCAGAACCATCCGCGTGCCGGTTCATATGGTGGAGACGATTAACAAGCTGATACGGGTATCCCGGCAGCTGCTTCAGGAAATTGGGCGCGAGCCCACTGTGGAAGAAATCGCCAAGGAAATGGAGATTACCATAGAAAAGGTGAGAGAAATCATGAAGGTATCTCAGGAGCCTGTGTCCCTTGAGACGCCTATCGGTGAAGAAAACGACTCGAATCTTGGTGATTTTATTGAGGATCAGGAAGCACTGGCTCCAGCGGATGCCGCTGCATATGAGCTGCTTAAGGAGCAGCTGGAAGATGTTCTGGACACACTCACCGAACGTGAAGAGAATGTTCTGCGTCTTCGTTTTGGATTGGATGATGGTCGTACACGAACTTTGGGGGAAGTGGGTAAAGTGTTTGGTGTTACTCGCGAGCGTATTCGTCAGATTGAAGCGAAGGCTCTGCGCAAGCTGAGACACCCAAGCCGCAGCAAGCGATTAAAGGATTTTTTGGAATAA